In Thermodesulfobium sp. 4217-1, one DNA window encodes the following:
- a CDS encoding class I SAM-dependent methyltransferase produces the protein MQDNFYRAFEDKHRGSRELIKERLKVYLPFIEPFKQIYQSDDIKALDLGCGRGEWLELLRDNDLEAFGVDLDENMLSACRERNLNVIHTDALDFLKQTPDNSFIVVSGFHIAEHLPFDVLKQLVKESLRVLKPAGLLILETPNPENISVGTVNFWIDPTHIRPFSPQLLSFLVEYYGFYRNKILRLQEPKELLNNKNISISDIFFNVSPDYSIVAQKEAQRENLILFDEVFSKNYGINLSYLTNLYNKNQESKLLQLYNLNLNWQQTISSLTDEL, from the coding sequence ATGCAGGATAACTTTTATAGGGCATTTGAAGATAAGCATAGAGGTTCTAGAGAGCTCATTAAAGAAAGATTAAAAGTATATTTGCCTTTTATCGAACCTTTCAAACAAATATACCAATCAGATGACATAAAAGCTCTTGATCTTGGATGTGGCCGTGGAGAATGGCTTGAGTTATTAAGAGACAATGATTTGGAAGCGTTTGGGGTAGATTTAGATGAAAATATGCTTTCTGCCTGTCGAGAAAGAAATTTGAATGTAATACATACTGATGCTTTAGATTTTTTGAAACAAACCCCTGATAACAGTTTTATAGTAGTATCAGGTTTTCATATTGCAGAACATCTTCCTTTTGATGTTTTAAAACAACTTGTTAAGGAGTCTTTGCGTGTACTAAAACCTGCGGGACTATTAATATTGGAGACACCCAACCCAGAAAATATTAGTGTTGGCACAGTAAACTTTTGGATAGATCCAACCCACATAAGACCATTTTCTCCACAACTTTTGAGTTTTTTAGTTGAATATTATGGATTTTATAGAAATAAAATCCTAAGATTGCAAGAACCAAAAGAACTTTTAAATAATAAAAATATTTCAATATCAGATATATTTTTTAATGTTAGTCCAGATTATTCTATCGTAGCACAAAAAGAAGCTCAGAGAGAGAATCTAATTTTATTTGATGAAGTTTTTTCAAAAAATTATGGAATTAATTTGAGTTATTTAACAAATTTATATAATAAAAATCAAGAATCTAAACTTCTACAACTTTACAATTTAAATCTTAATTGGCAACAAACAATATCCAGCCTTACAGATGAACTAAA
- a CDS encoding glycosyltransferase family 1 protein, protein MPPRLFIDCSETYKINLISGIQRVVRNIIERRELITKELGVEVIPVVFDKDRYIRLDEFLKTKSKVNLKEISKGIIKSKIKDERIYSILKSIYLKAKLIRSYFLYFRKNIIPKEEGLFKSSDILLMIDIYWNPEYECFCYKNIISELKRNKVKIINLVYDVLALENPNYVMKYFFKQLYNSFYYMLSYTDCILTISKSEKIHIENYLRSINVEKEVDYFYLGSDFASKKIDENKLKELEKFTPYFLMVGTIEPRKGYDVAFDAFEKLWEKGFDKNLVIVGKVGWMVDELIAKMKNSKFYDKKLFILNSVPDDFLQGFYIKSKAVICASRREGFGLPVIEAMHYKKPLITTDIDMFREIGGDYPVYFKCGDSDDLIRAIFDLENYSFDYKEKSFKPLTWDESVLMMCDKLKEIIADAG, encoded by the coding sequence ATGCCACCTAGACTATTTATTGATTGTAGTGAAACATACAAGATAAATCTTATTTCAGGCATTCAGAGAGTTGTAAGAAATATCATAGAAAGGCGCGAACTTATTACTAAGGAATTAGGCGTTGAAGTTATACCGGTGGTATTTGATAAAGATAGATATATACGGCTGGATGAATTTCTTAAAACGAAATCAAAGGTTAACCTGAAGGAAATCTCAAAAGGGATTATAAAATCTAAAATCAAGGATGAGAGGATATATTCGATTCTAAAGTCTATTTACCTGAAGGCAAAACTAATTCGTTCTTATTTTCTATACTTTCGCAAAAATATTATCCCAAAAGAAGAAGGGCTATTCAAAAGTTCTGATATCCTTCTTATGATAGATATATATTGGAATCCTGAATATGAATGCTTCTGCTATAAAAATATTATTTCAGAGTTAAAAAGAAACAAAGTAAAGATAATAAATCTTGTTTATGACGTACTTGCTCTTGAAAATCCTAACTATGTTATGAAATATTTTTTTAAACAACTTTATAATTCTTTTTATTATATGCTTTCATATACAGACTGCATTCTTACCATTTCGAAAAGTGAGAAAATTCATATAGAAAACTATTTGAGATCTATAAACGTAGAAAAAGAGGTTGATTACTTTTATTTGGGTTCAGATTTTGCAAGCAAAAAGATAGATGAAAATAAACTTAAAGAATTGGAAAAATTTACCCCTTATTTTTTGATGGTAGGCACAATCGAACCTAGAAAAGGTTATGATGTAGCATTTGATGCCTTTGAAAAGTTGTGGGAGAAAGGTTTTGACAAGAATCTGGTCATTGTAGGCAAGGTTGGCTGGATGGTGGACGAGTTAATCGCAAAGATGAAAAATTCTAAATTTTATGATAAAAAACTGTTTATACTAAACAGTGTTCCAGACGATTTTCTACAGGGGTTTTATATAAAGTCAAAAGCCGTGATCTGTGCGTCTAGAAGAGAAGGCTTTGGCCTGCCAGTAATAGAGGCTATGCACTACAAAAAACCTTTAATAACTACCGATATAGACATGTTTAGAGAGATTGGGGGAGACTATCCTGTATACTTTAAGTGTGGCGATTCAGACGACCTTATAAGAGCAATTTTTGACCTTGAGAATTATAGCTTTGATTATAAAGAGAAAAGTTTTAAGCCTCTTACATGGGACGAGAGCGTATTGATGATGTGCGACAAGTTAAAGGAGATTATCGCTGATGCAGGATAA